Proteins encoded in a region of the Panthera tigris isolate Pti1 chromosome B2, P.tigris_Pti1_mat1.1, whole genome shotgun sequence genome:
- the OLIG3 gene encoding oligodendrocyte transcription factor 3: protein MNSDSSSVSSRASSPDMDEMYLREHHHRHHHHQESRLNSVSSTQGDMVQKMPGESLSRAGAKATGESSKYKIKKQLSEQDLQQLRLKINGRERKRMHDLNLAMDGLREVMPYAHGPSVRKLSKIATLLLARNYILMLTSSLEEMKRLVGEIYGGHHSAFHCGTVGHSAGHPAHAANAVHPVHPILGGALSSGNGSSPLSAASLPAIGTIRPPHSLLKAPSTPPALQLGSGFQHWAGLPCPCTICQMPPPPHLSALSTANMARLSAESKDLLK from the coding sequence ATGAATTCTGATTCGAGCTCTGTCTCCAGCAGAGCTTCATCGCCGGACATGGATGAGATGTATCTGAGGGaacaccaccaccgccaccaccaccaccaggagAGCCGTCTCAACTCGGTCTCCTCCACGCAGGGCGACATGGTGCAGAAGATGCCCGGGGAAAGCCTCTCGCGGGCCGGCGCCAAGGCCACCGGCGAGAGCAGCAAGTACAAAATCAAGAAGCAGCTGTCGGAGCAGGACCTACAGCAGTTGAGGCTGAAGATCAACGGTCGGGAGCGCAAGCGGATGCACGACCTAAACCTCGCCATGGACGGGCTGCGAGAGGTCATGCCCTACGCGCACGGGCCCTCGGTGCGCAAGCTCTCCAAGATCGCCACTCTCCTGCTGGCCAGAAACTACATCCTCATGCTCACCAGCTCCCTGGAGGAGATGAAGAGGTTGGTTGGCGAGATCTACGGGGGCCACCACTCTGCCTTCCACTGCGGGACCGTGGGCCACTCGGCCGGCCACCCCGCGCACGCCGCCAACGCGGTGCACCCCGTGCACCCCATCCTGGGCGGCGCGCTCTCGTCCGGCAACGGCTCGTCGCCGCTGTCCGCCGCCTCGCTGCCGGCCATCGGCACTATCCGACCTCCCCACTCGCTGCTCAAGGCGCCCTCCACGCCGCCCGCGCTGCAGCTGGGCAGCGGCTTCCAGCACTGGGCCGGGCTGCCCTGCCCCTGCACCATCTGCCAgatgccgccgccgccgcacctTTCCGCTCTCTCCACCGCCAACATGGCTCGGCTGTCGGCCGAGTCCAAGGACTTGCTCAAGTGA